Proteins encoded within one genomic window of Lagenorhynchus albirostris chromosome 9, mLagAlb1.1, whole genome shotgun sequence:
- the CENATAC gene encoding centrosomal AT-AC splicing factor isoform X5 has translation MVKSLDSYEEKEDEVIKEMAAQIREVEHSRQEVVRSVLEVGFPRRSQSTSDSARPRRGLFGTWKLERDKQVRLLGNLLLGVLTSLRTFCNFGWEKGTNVIFAILMAQGPCLPAWLLFVFFSQVASTSQQPSYVDLPPAPELDWMETGQPLTFIGHHQDTPGIGNIHSGATPPWMVQDEDCSSGNQQIGPSYEEFLKESKLTNSEMVMGSLSLPTHVKLLIVEEKQKLKKLPPDRVGANFDHNSSTGAGWLPSFGRVWNNGRRWQSRHQFKTEAAARNKQQSHKKKS, from the exons ATGGTGAAAAGTCTGGATTCCTATGAGGAAAAAGAGGATGAAGTGATTAAAGAG ATGGCAGCTCAGATCCGTGAGGTGGAGCACAGCCGGCAGGAGGTTGTTCGGTCTGTCTTAGAGGTTGGTTTCCCTCGGAGGAGCCAGAGCA CCTCAGACAGTGCCAGACCCAGAAGAGGGCTCTTCGGCACCTGGAAGCTGGAAAGGGACAAACAGGTAAGACTGTTAGGAAACCTCTTATTGGGAGTTCTGACATCTCTTAGAACATTCTGTAACTTTGGCTGGGAAAAGGGAACAAATGTCATCTTTGCTATCCTCATGGCTCAAGGACCTTGTCTGCCAGCCTGGCTCCTGTTTGTCTTTTTCAGCCAAGTAGCCTCCACCTCACAGCAGCCCTCATATGTGGACCTGCCACCAGCCCCGGAGCTTGACTGGATGGAGACAGGACAACCACTGACATTCATTGGCCATCATCAG GATACACCAGGAATTGGTAACATCCACTCAG GTGCCACACCTCCCTGGATGGTCCAAGATGAGGACTGTAGCTCTGGGAACCAACAAATAGGACCCTCCTATGAAGAGTTTCTCAAAGAAAGTAAGTTAACTAATTCAGAAATGGTGATGGGTTCTTTAAGTCTTCCTACTCACGTAAAACTGCTTATTgtagaggaaaaacagaaattgaaGAAACTCCCACCAGACAGAGTTGGGGCCAACTTTGATCATAACTCCAGTACCGGTGCAGGCTGGCTGCCCTCTTTTGGCCGGGTCTGGAATAATGGACGCCGCTGGCAATCCAG gCATCAATTCAAAACTGAAGCCGCAGCAAGAAACAAACAGCagtcacataaaaagaaaagttaa
- the RPS25 gene encoding small ribosomal subunit protein eS25: MPPKDDKKKKDAGKSAKKDKDPVNKSGGKAKKKKWSKGKVRDKLNNLVLFDKATYDKLCKEVPNYKLITPAVVSERLKIRGSLARAALQELLSKGLIKLVSKHRAQVIYTRNTKGGDAPAAGEDA; encoded by the exons ATG CCGCCCAAGGAtgacaagaagaagaaagatgcCGGAAAGTCGGCCAAGAAAGACAAAGACCCAGTGAACAAGTCTGGGGGCAAGGCCAAAAAGAAG AAGTGGTCCAAAGGCAAAGTTCGGGACAAGCTCAATAACCTAGTCTTGTTTGACAAAGCAACATATGACAAACTCTGTAAAGAAGTTCCCAACTATAAGCTTATAACTCCAGCTGTCGTCTCTGAGAGACTGAAGATTCGTGGCTCCCTGGCCAGGGCAGCCTTGCAGGAGCTGCTTAGTAAAG GACTTATTAAACTGGTTTCAAAGCACAGAGCTCAAGTAATTTACACCAGAAATACTAAGGGTGGAGATGCTCCAGCTGCTGGTGAAGATGCATGA
- the TRAPPC4 gene encoding trafficking protein particle complex subunit 4 isoform X1, with protein MAIFSVFVVNKAGGLIYQLDSYAPRAEAEKTFSYPLDLLLKLHDDRVLVAFGQRDGIRVGHAVLAINGVDVSGKYTADGKEVLEYLGNPANYPVSIRFGRPRLTSNEKLMLASMFHSLFAIGSQLSPEQGSSGIEMLETDTFKLHCFQTLTGIKFVVLADPRQAGIDSLLRKIYEIYSDFALKNPFYSLEMPIRYVAPDAQAQWPWLTGPAAPRHVGSSQTGARTGVPCIGRQTLNHCATREALELFLNKTKV; from the exons ATGGCGATTTTCAGTGTGTTTGTggtgaacaaagctggaggcctcATTTACCAGTTGGACAGCTACGCGCCACGGGCCGAGGCTGAGAAAACTTTCAGTTACCCGCTTGATCTGCTGCTCAAACTGCATGACGATCGTGTGCTGGTTGCCTTCGGCCAGCGCGACGGCATCCGGG TGGGCCACGCAGTGCTGGCCATCAATGGTGTGGATGTGAGCGGCAAGTACACGGCCGATGGGAAAGAGGTGCTGGAGTACCTGGGCAACCCTGCTAACTACCCGGTGTCCATTCGATTCGGCCGGCCTCGCCTAACCtccaatgagaagctcatgctgGCCTCCATGTTCCACTC GCTGTTCGCAATCGGCTCCCAGCTGTCTCCTGAACAGGGCAGCTCAGGCATTGAGATGCTGGAGACAGACACATTCAAACTGCACTGCTTCCAGACATTGACAG GGATAAAGTTTGTGGTGCTGGCGGATCCTAGGCAGGCTGGGATAGATTCTCTTCTCCGAAAGATTTATGAGATTTACTCAGACTTTGCCCTGAAGAATCCATTTTACTCCCTGGAAATGCCCATCAGGTATGTG gctccggatgcgcaggctcagtggccatggctcacaggcccagctgctccgcggcatgtgggatcctcccagaccggggcacgaactggtgtcccctgcatcggcaggcagactctcaaccactgcgccaccagggaagccctagagttatttttaaataaaacaaaa GTGTGA
- the TRAPPC4 gene encoding trafficking protein particle complex subunit 4 isoform X2, whose translation MAIFSVFVVNKAGGLIYQLDSYAPRAEAEKTFSYPLDLLLKLHDDRVLVAFGQRDGIRVGHAVLAINGVDVSGKYTADGKEVLEYLGNPANYPVSIRFGRPRLTSNEKLMLASMFHSLFAIGSQLSPEQGSSGIEMLETDTFKLHCFQTLTGIKFVVLADPRQAGIDSLLRKIYEIYSDFALKNPFYSLEMPIRYVVPLPRFWSKPPCSPSLCAFPQCHFEV comes from the exons ATGGCGATTTTCAGTGTGTTTGTggtgaacaaagctggaggcctcATTTACCAGTTGGACAGCTACGCGCCACGGGCCGAGGCTGAGAAAACTTTCAGTTACCCGCTTGATCTGCTGCTCAAACTGCATGACGATCGTGTGCTGGTTGCCTTCGGCCAGCGCGACGGCATCCGGG TGGGCCACGCAGTGCTGGCCATCAATGGTGTGGATGTGAGCGGCAAGTACACGGCCGATGGGAAAGAGGTGCTGGAGTACCTGGGCAACCCTGCTAACTACCCGGTGTCCATTCGATTCGGCCGGCCTCGCCTAACCtccaatgagaagctcatgctgGCCTCCATGTTCCACTC GCTGTTCGCAATCGGCTCCCAGCTGTCTCCTGAACAGGGCAGCTCAGGCATTGAGATGCTGGAGACAGACACATTCAAACTGCACTGCTTCCAGACATTGACAG GGATAAAGTTTGTGGTGCTGGCGGATCCTAGGCAGGCTGGGATAGATTCTCTTCTCCGAAAGATTTATGAGATTTACTCAGACTTTGCCCTGAAGAATCCATTTTACTCCCTGGAAATGCCCATCAGGTATGTGGTCCCACTTCCTAGATTCTGGTCAAAGCCTCCttgttccccctccctgtgtgctTTTCCCCAATGTCATTTTGAAGTGTAA
- the TRAPPC4 gene encoding trafficking protein particle complex subunit 4 isoform X3, which produces MAIFSVFVVNKAGGLIYQLDSYAPRAEAEKTFSYPLDLLLKLHDDRVLVAFGQRDGIRVGHAVLAINGVDVSGKYTADGKEVLEYLGNPANYPVSIRFGRPRLTSNEKLMLASMFHSLFAIGSQLSPEQGSSGIEMLETDTFKLHCFQTLTGIKFVVLADPRQAGIDSLLRKIYEIYSDFALKNPFYSLEMPIRCELFDQNLKLALEVAEKAGTFGPGS; this is translated from the exons ATGGCGATTTTCAGTGTGTTTGTggtgaacaaagctggaggcctcATTTACCAGTTGGACAGCTACGCGCCACGGGCCGAGGCTGAGAAAACTTTCAGTTACCCGCTTGATCTGCTGCTCAAACTGCATGACGATCGTGTGCTGGTTGCCTTCGGCCAGCGCGACGGCATCCGGG TGGGCCACGCAGTGCTGGCCATCAATGGTGTGGATGTGAGCGGCAAGTACACGGCCGATGGGAAAGAGGTGCTGGAGTACCTGGGCAACCCTGCTAACTACCCGGTGTCCATTCGATTCGGCCGGCCTCGCCTAACCtccaatgagaagctcatgctgGCCTCCATGTTCCACTC GCTGTTCGCAATCGGCTCCCAGCTGTCTCCTGAACAGGGCAGCTCAGGCATTGAGATGCTGGAGACAGACACATTCAAACTGCACTGCTTCCAGACATTGACAG GGATAAAGTTTGTGGTGCTGGCGGATCCTAGGCAGGCTGGGATAGATTCTCTTCTCCGAAAGATTTATGAGATTTACTCAGACTTTGCCCTGAAGAATCCATTTTACTCCCTGGAAATGCCCATCAG GTGTGAGCTGTTTGACCAGAACCTGAAGTTAGCCCTGGAGGTGGCAGAGAAGGCTGGAACTTTTGGACCTGGATCTTAG
- the SLC37A4 gene encoding glucose-6-phosphate exchanger SLC37A4 isoform X1, producing the protein MAARGYGYYRTVIFSAMFGGYSLYYFNRKTFSFVMPSLVEEVPLDKDDLGLITSSQSAAYAISKFVSGVLSDQMSARWLFSSGLLLVGLVNVVFSWSSAVPVFAALWFLNGLAQGLGWPPCGKVLRKWFEPSQFGTWWAVLSTSMNLAGGLGPILATILAQSYSWRSTLALSGALCVVVSFLCLLLIHNEPADVGLRNLDPTPSKGKKGSLKEESTLQQLLLTPYLWVLSTGYLVVFGVKTCCTDWGQFFLIQERGQSALVGSSYMSALEVGGLVGSIAAGYLSDRAMAKARLSMYGSPRHGLLLFMMAGMTASMYLFRVTVTSDSPKDVAFWTLALHPLAELTGFTEHELWILVLGAVFGFSSYGPIALFGVIANESAPPNLCGTSHAIVGLMANVGGFLAGLPFSTIAKHYSWSTAFWVAEVICAASTGAFFLLRNIRTKMGRVPKKAE; encoded by the exons ATGGCGGCCCGAGGCTACGGCTATTACCGCACTGTGATCTTCTCGGCCATGTTTGGAGGCTACAGCCTGTACTACTTCAACCGCAAGACCTTCTCTTTTGTCATGCCGTCGCTGGTGGAGGAGGTCCCTCTGGACAAGGATGACTTGG GGCTCATCACCAGCAGCCAGTCGGCAGCCTACGCCATCAGCAAGTTTGTGAGCGGGGTGCTGTCTGACCAGATGAGTGCTCGTTGGCTCTTTTCTTCCGGGCTTCTCCTGGTTGGCCTGGTCAACGTAGTCTTTTCCTGGAGCTCCGCAGTACCCGTCTTTGCTGCTCTCTGGTTCCTCAATGGCCTGGCACAGGGGCTGGGCTGGCCCCCATGTGGCAAGGTCCTGCGGAAG TGGTTTGAGCCATCTCAATTTGGCACTTGGTGGGCCGTCCTATCAACAAGCATGAACCTGGCTGGAGGGCTGGGCCCCATCCTGGCAACCATCCTCGCCCAGAGCTATAGCTGGCGCAGCACGCTGGCCCTGTCTGGGGCACTGTGTGTGGTTGtctccttcctctgtctcctgcTCATCCACAATGAACCTGCTGATGTTGGACTCCGCAACCTGGACCCCACCCCCTCCAAGGGCAAGAAGG gctcccTGAAGGAGGAGAGTACCTTACAGCAGCTGCTGCTGACCCCCTACCTGTGGGTGCTCTCCACTGGCTACCTTGTGGTGTTTGGAGTAAAGACGTGCTGTACTGACTGGGGCCAGTTCTTCCTTATCCAGGAGAGAGGACAGTCAGCCCTCGTGG GCAGCTCCTACATGAGTGCCCTGGAGGTTGGGGGCCTTGTAGGCAGCATCGCAGCTGGCTACCTGTCAGACCGGGCCATGGCCAAG GCGCGGCTGTCCATGTACGGGAGCCCCCGCCATGGCTTGCTGCTGTTCATGATGGCTGGCATGACAGCGTCCATGTACCTCTTCCGGGTAACTGTGACCAGTGACTCCCCCAAG GATGTTGCTTTCTGGACTCTGGCTCTTCACCCTCTCGCTGAGCTCACAGGCTTTACAGAGCATGAG CTCTGGATCCTGGTGTTGGGAGCTGTGTTTGGTTTCTCCTCTTATGGTCCCATTGCCTTGTTCGGAGTTATAGCCAATGAGAGTGCCCCTCCCAACTTGTGTGGCACCTCCCATGCCATTGTAGGACTCATGGCCAATG TGGGCGGCTTTCTGGCTGGGTTGCCCTTCAGCACCATTGCGAAGCATTACAGCTGGAGCACAGCGTTCTGGGTGGCTGAAGTGATCTGTGCAGCCAGCACAGGTGCCTTCTTCCTTCTACGAAACATCCGCACCAAGATGGGCCGAGTGCCCAAGAAGGCTGAGTGA
- the SLC37A4 gene encoding glucose-6-phosphate exchanger SLC37A4 isoform X2: protein MAARGYGYYRTVIFSAMFGGYSLYYFNRKTFSFVMPSLVEEVPLDKDDLGLITSSQSAAYAISKFVSGVLSDQMSARWLFSSGLLLVGLVNVVFSWSSAVPVFAALWFLNGLAQGLGWPPCGKVLRKWFEPSQFGTWWAVLSTSMNLAGGLGPILATILAQSYSWRSTLALSGALCVVVSFLCLLLIHNEPADVGLRNLDPTPSKGKKGSLKEESTLQQLLLTPYLWVLSTGYLVVFGVKTCCTDWGQFFLIQERGQSALVGSSYMSALEVGGLVGSIAAGYLSDRAMAKARLSMYGSPRHGLLLFMMAGMTASMYLFRVTVTSDSPKLWILVLGAVFGFSSYGPIALFGVIANESAPPNLCGTSHAIVGLMANVGGFLAGLPFSTIAKHYSWSTAFWVAEVICAASTGAFFLLRNIRTKMGRVPKKAE, encoded by the exons ATGGCGGCCCGAGGCTACGGCTATTACCGCACTGTGATCTTCTCGGCCATGTTTGGAGGCTACAGCCTGTACTACTTCAACCGCAAGACCTTCTCTTTTGTCATGCCGTCGCTGGTGGAGGAGGTCCCTCTGGACAAGGATGACTTGG GGCTCATCACCAGCAGCCAGTCGGCAGCCTACGCCATCAGCAAGTTTGTGAGCGGGGTGCTGTCTGACCAGATGAGTGCTCGTTGGCTCTTTTCTTCCGGGCTTCTCCTGGTTGGCCTGGTCAACGTAGTCTTTTCCTGGAGCTCCGCAGTACCCGTCTTTGCTGCTCTCTGGTTCCTCAATGGCCTGGCACAGGGGCTGGGCTGGCCCCCATGTGGCAAGGTCCTGCGGAAG TGGTTTGAGCCATCTCAATTTGGCACTTGGTGGGCCGTCCTATCAACAAGCATGAACCTGGCTGGAGGGCTGGGCCCCATCCTGGCAACCATCCTCGCCCAGAGCTATAGCTGGCGCAGCACGCTGGCCCTGTCTGGGGCACTGTGTGTGGTTGtctccttcctctgtctcctgcTCATCCACAATGAACCTGCTGATGTTGGACTCCGCAACCTGGACCCCACCCCCTCCAAGGGCAAGAAGG gctcccTGAAGGAGGAGAGTACCTTACAGCAGCTGCTGCTGACCCCCTACCTGTGGGTGCTCTCCACTGGCTACCTTGTGGTGTTTGGAGTAAAGACGTGCTGTACTGACTGGGGCCAGTTCTTCCTTATCCAGGAGAGAGGACAGTCAGCCCTCGTGG GCAGCTCCTACATGAGTGCCCTGGAGGTTGGGGGCCTTGTAGGCAGCATCGCAGCTGGCTACCTGTCAGACCGGGCCATGGCCAAG GCGCGGCTGTCCATGTACGGGAGCCCCCGCCATGGCTTGCTGCTGTTCATGATGGCTGGCATGACAGCGTCCATGTACCTCTTCCGGGTAACTGTGACCAGTGACTCCCCCAAG CTCTGGATCCTGGTGTTGGGAGCTGTGTTTGGTTTCTCCTCTTATGGTCCCATTGCCTTGTTCGGAGTTATAGCCAATGAGAGTGCCCCTCCCAACTTGTGTGGCACCTCCCATGCCATTGTAGGACTCATGGCCAATG TGGGCGGCTTTCTGGCTGGGTTGCCCTTCAGCACCATTGCGAAGCATTACAGCTGGAGCACAGCGTTCTGGGTGGCTGAAGTGATCTGTGCAGCCAGCACAGGTGCCTTCTTCCTTCTACGAAACATCCGCACCAAGATGGGCCGAGTGCCCAAGAAGGCTGAGTGA